The proteins below come from a single Pedobacter aquae genomic window:
- a CDS encoding c-type cytochrome, whose amino-acid sequence MLKPIITVISAVAISAALYQNQPETKPALTPVKLQESKNFGQAAAHYKTYCGGCHGENLNTFIDRKWKYGNTRADIFKAIKNGYPDGGMPSFSAAFKDNEIYNLADYILDRLKNADKYAVSAKPKSNVFKTEKLSIRLDTIYAGGQSPWSIAFLPGGDLLVTYKEASLKRISKDKKLLKFQVYQKFYQKDKVV is encoded by the coding sequence ATGCTTAAACCTATTATTACTGTTATAAGTGCTGTTGCAATATCGGCTGCCTTATATCAAAACCAACCAGAAACAAAACCAGCTCTTACTCCGGTTAAATTACAGGAAAGTAAAAATTTTGGTCAAGCTGCTGCGCATTATAAAACCTATTGCGGTGGTTGCCATGGCGAGAATTTAAATACTTTTATTGATAGAAAATGGAAGTACGGAAACACAAGAGCAGACATTTTTAAAGCTATAAAAAATGGTTATCCTGATGGCGGTATGCCCTCTTTCTCAGCCGCTTTTAAAGATAACGAAATCTATAATTTAGCCGACTACATTTTAGACAGACTTAAAAACGCTGATAAATATGCGGTATCGGCTAAGCCAAAATCTAATGTTTTTAAAACAGAGAAGCTTAGCATTAGGTTAGACACAATTTATGCTGGCGGACAGTCGCCATGGTCTATTGCATTTTTACCGGGTGGAGATTTATTGGTTACTTACAAAGAAGCTAGCTTAAAAAGAATCTCTAAGGATAAAAAGCTACTGAAATTTCAGGTTTACCAGAAATTTTATCAGAAGGACAAGGTGGTTTAA
- a CDS encoding PQQ-dependent sugar dehydrogenase: MDLLLHPEFEKNQTLYLSYNKFKKVDGKTVSTTAIMMAKLSGNQLTEQKDIFVAEPYQSTRRHYGAKMIFAKDGYLYFSVGERGDHEKNPQSLDNNSLGKIHRIHADGSIPKDNPFLSDKKVVPSTYSYGHRNPQGLAVNPKNGEIISHEHGPRGGDELNLILPKKNYGWPVISYGINYNGTILTNRTAKEGMEQPLHYWVPSIAPSGLAFANGNIYKGWDNNVMIGSLKYSYLNRCELVNNKVVKEELLFQNIGRVRDVRTSPDGYLYITVENPGIIYKLVPVN; this comes from the coding sequence ATGGATCTTTTATTACATCCAGAATTTGAGAAAAACCAAACACTTTATTTGTCTTATAATAAATTCAAGAAAGTTGACGGTAAAACGGTTTCTACCACCGCTATTATGATGGCTAAATTAAGTGGAAACCAGCTTACAGAACAAAAAGATATTTTTGTTGCAGAGCCTTACCAATCAACAAGAAGACATTATGGTGCAAAAATGATATTTGCTAAAGACGGTTATCTTTATTTCTCTGTTGGAGAGCGTGGCGACCATGAAAAAAATCCTCAAAGTTTAGATAACAACAGTTTAGGTAAAATACATCGCATACATGCTGATGGTTCAATCCCTAAAGACAATCCTTTTTTGAGTGATAAAAAAGTAGTTCCATCAACTTACTCTTACGGACATAGAAACCCTCAAGGCTTAGCTGTGAACCCTAAAAATGGCGAGATTATATCTCATGAACATGGCCCACGTGGAGGCGATGAGCTAAATCTAATTTTACCTAAAAAGAATTACGGCTGGCCTGTAATATCTTATGGTATCAATTATAATGGTACTATTCTTACCAACAGAACAGCTAAAGAAGGTATGGAACAACCCTTACATTACTGGGTGCCTTCTATCGCCCCAAGCGGATTAGCATTTGCAAATGGTAATATTTATAAAGGTTGGGATAATAATGTGATGATAGGCTCTCTAAAATATTCTTATTTAAACCGCTGCGAACTTGTAAATAATAAAGTAGTTAAAGAAGAATTACTTTTTCAAAACATTGGCAGGGTTAGAGACGTAAGAACAAGTCCGGATGGTTATTTATATATAACAGTTGAAAATCCGGGGATTATTTATAAACTTGTTCCAGTCAACTAA
- a CDS encoding ATP-binding cassette domain-containing protein: MLSIRNIVKEYTKHRALDDVSLEIEKGKIFGLLGPNGAGKTSLIRIINQITAPDSGEVYFNGEKLNPEHINKIGYLPEERGLYKKWKLVNRCFT; the protein is encoded by the coding sequence ATGTTAAGCATCAGAAATATTGTTAAGGAATATACAAAGCACCGAGCCCTAGACGATGTAAGTTTAGAAATCGAAAAAGGTAAAATATTTGGCTTACTAGGTCCAAATGGCGCTGGTAAAACTTCATTGATTAGAATTATTAACCAAATTACAGCGCCTGATAGTGGCGAGGTTTATTTTAATGGTGAAAAGCTAAATCCAGAACATATTAATAAAATTGGCTACTTACCAGAAGAAAGAGGCCTTTATAAAAAATGGAAATTGGTGAACAGATGCTTTACTTAG
- a CDS encoding universal stress protein — MNDIMENFATFQKILIAVDDSKYSYNAAKYGFALAKKLGAEVGLIHVNEFPVTANIAADPLLGDPGISIPNILDIQKESAVNLVNKIKEEFAQDLSVSEFILEGNITDEVINTAKSFNASLIVLGTHGRTGLSHFIAGSVAENIGRHSVCPVLIVPTKS, encoded by the coding sequence ATGAACGACATCATGGAAAATTTCGCCACTTTTCAGAAAATTTTAATTGCAGTTGATGATAGTAAATATTCTTATAACGCTGCAAAATATGGTTTCGCACTAGCAAAAAAGCTAGGTGCTGAGGTTGGTTTAATCCACGTAAATGAGTTTCCGGTAACGGCAAATATTGCAGCCGACCCTTTATTGGGCGACCCAGGAATTTCTATTCCAAATATTTTAGATATACAAAAAGAAAGCGCTGTTAACCTAGTAAACAAAATTAAAGAAGAGTTTGCACAGGATTTATCGGTTAGCGAGTTTATTCTGGAAGGTAATATTACAGACGAAGTTATCAATACCGCAAAAAGTTTCAACGCAAGTTTAATAGTTTTAGGTACACATGGCAGAACGGGATTAAGCCATTTTATTGCAGGTTCTGTAGCAGAAAACATTGGCAGACATTCTGTATGCCCAGTTCTAATTGTTCCTACTAAATCATAA
- a CDS encoding ABC transporter ATP-binding protein, translating to MEIGEQMLYLARLKGLSKADAIKRIKFWFEKMEMQTWWKKKVEDLSKGMQQKVQFVATVLHDPELIILDEPFSGFDPVNAEIIKDEILELNKKGTTIIFSTHRMESVEQLCHHIALIHKSHKILDGSIKDIKNAYRNETYKIQYEGSLNLSQPSNFEVIQEAVQDETQEITIKLNLGIKTNDVLLELIPQVQIKHMEEVIPSINEIFIQKVTALN from the coding sequence ATGGAAATTGGTGAACAGATGCTTTACTTAGCCCGTCTTAAGGGATTAAGTAAGGCTGATGCCATAAAAAGAATAAAATTCTGGTTCGAAAAAATGGAGATGCAAACCTGGTGGAAGAAAAAAGTTGAAGATCTTTCTAAAGGAATGCAACAAAAAGTGCAGTTTGTAGCTACCGTACTTCACGATCCAGAATTAATCATTCTGGATGAACCTTTCTCGGGTTTTGACCCAGTTAATGCAGAAATCATAAAAGATGAAATTCTAGAGCTTAATAAAAAAGGAACTACCATCATATTCTCTACCCATAGGATGGAATCTGTGGAGCAACTATGTCATCATATTGCACTTATTCATAAATCTCATAAAATATTAGACGGCAGCATTAAAGACATTAAAAATGCTTACCGTAACGAAACTTATAAAATACAATACGAGGGTAGTTTAAATCTTTCTCAACCTAGTAATTTCGAAGTTATTCAAGAAGCTGTTCAAGATGAAACGCAAGAAATTACCATCAAATTAAACCTAGGAATTAAAACTAACGATGTATTATTAGAACTTATACCACAGGTTCAAATCAAGCATATGGAAGAAGTTATTCCTAGCATCAATGAAATTTTTATACAAAAAGTTACTGCATTAAACTAA
- the dnaJ gene encoding molecular chaperone DnaJ produces the protein MSKRDYYDILGVSKGASADEIKKAYRKLAIKYHPDKNPDDKAAEDKFKEAAEAYEVLSNPEKRQRYDQFGHAGAQGGFGGGYGGGGMNMEDIFSQFGDVFGGGSPFDSFFGGGGQSRGGRRVQRGSNLRIKVKLTLEEIANGVEKKVKVNKQVVCNTCDGTGAKDKSSFSTCKTCGGSGAVRRVTNTILGQMQTTSTCPTCNGEGSTISSKCNTCHGDGVTRGEETISINIPAGVSEGMQLSMGGKGNAAPRGGVPGDLIILIEEVPHETLKREGINIIYDLHVSFVDAALGTSVEIPTIDGKARIKLEPGTQGGKILRLKGKGIPEVNSYHKGDQLIQVNIWTPKSINNEERELLEKLRASENFKPNPGKNEKSFFDRMKEYFE, from the coding sequence ATGAGTAAAAGAGATTATTACGATATACTTGGTGTTTCAAAAGGCGCATCTGCTGATGAGATAAAAAAAGCTTACAGAAAGTTGGCTATCAAATATCATCCAGATAAAAACCCTGATGATAAAGCGGCTGAAGATAAATTTAAAGAAGCGGCTGAAGCTTACGAAGTATTAAGTAATCCGGAGAAACGCCAGCGTTACGACCAATTTGGGCATGCAGGTGCGCAAGGAGGATTTGGCGGAGGCTATGGCGGTGGTGGTATGAATATGGAAGACATATTTAGCCAATTTGGAGATGTATTTGGTGGCGGTAGTCCTTTTGATAGTTTCTTTGGTGGCGGAGGGCAGTCTCGTGGCGGTAGAAGAGTACAACGTGGCAGTAACCTACGCATTAAAGTAAAACTCACCTTAGAAGAAATTGCTAATGGCGTAGAAAAGAAGGTTAAGGTTAATAAACAAGTTGTTTGTAATACTTGCGACGGAACTGGAGCTAAAGATAAAAGCTCTTTTAGTACTTGTAAAACTTGTGGTGGAAGTGGCGCTGTAAGAAGAGTTACCAATACCATTTTAGGGCAAATGCAAACAACCAGCACCTGCCCTACTTGTAATGGCGAGGGCTCTACCATTTCTTCTAAATGTAACACCTGCCATGGCGATGGTGTTACCAGAGGCGAAGAAACTATCAGCATCAATATACCAGCTGGTGTAAGTGAAGGTATGCAATTAAGCATGGGCGGCAAAGGTAATGCGGCCCCTCGTGGAGGTGTACCAGGAGATTTAATTATCTTGATTGAGGAAGTGCCCCATGAAACCTTAAAAAGAGAAGGCATCAATATTATTTACGATTTACATGTAAGCTTTGTAGATGCTGCCTTAGGTACAAGTGTAGAAATACCAACCATAGACGGTAAAGCAAGAATTAAATTAGAACCAGGTACACAAGGCGGAAAAATCCTCCGACTAAAAGGCAAAGGTATACCTGAAGTTAATTCTTACCACAAAGGAGACCAGTTGATACAAGTTAACATCTGGACACCAAAAAGCATAAACAATGAAGAAAGAGAGCTTTTAGAAAAATTAAGAGCTTCTGAAAATTTCAAACCAAATCCTGGAAAGAATGAGAAAAGTTTCTTCGACAGGATGAAAGAATACTTTGAGTAA
- a CDS encoding cell division ATP-binding protein FtsE, whose translation MIGNTVIQLNNIDIFQQKHLVLSGVNLEVKRGEFVYLIGQTGSGKSSLLKIIYGDLHIANGDGHAVGFELKSLKEQDVPFLRRKLGIVFQDFQLLTDRTIEENLQFVLKATGWKDKNLIAERIKDVLEKVGLRSKMKKMPHEISGGEQQRVVIARALLNDPELILADEPTGNLDPETSEEIMILLRQISQSGTAVLMATHDYHIIRTFPSRIIKCESGKVVEDATV comes from the coding sequence ATGATTGGGAATACGGTAATACAACTTAATAATATTGATATTTTTCAGCAAAAGCACTTGGTACTTTCTGGTGTAAATCTGGAAGTTAAAAGAGGCGAATTTGTTTACCTTATTGGACAAACCGGTTCCGGAAAAAGTAGTTTGCTTAAGATTATTTATGGCGATTTACATATCGCTAACGGAGATGGACATGCCGTAGGTTTTGAACTAAAGAGCCTTAAAGAACAAGATGTGCCTTTTTTAAGAAGAAAACTGGGTATTGTTTTTCAAGATTTTCAGTTATTAACAGACCGTACCATAGAAGAAAATCTTCAATTTGTACTTAAAGCAACCGGTTGGAAAGACAAAAACTTAATTGCAGAAAGAATTAAGGATGTTTTAGAAAAAGTTGGTTTACGTAGTAAAATGAAGAAAATGCCACATGAAATTTCTGGTGGCGAGCAACAAAGGGTAGTTATTGCAAGAGCCTTGTTAAACGACCCCGAGTTGATTTTAGCAGATGAGCCAACCGGCAACCTAGACCCAGAAACATCAGAAGAAATTATGATATTATTGAGGCAAATTAGCCAGTCTGGAACTGCAGTTTTAATGGCTACCCATGATTATCACATTATTAGAACCTTCCCTTCAAGAATTATCAAATGTGAAAGCGGTAAAGTAGTTGAAGACGCTACCGTTTAA
- a CDS encoding 4Fe-4S dicluster domain-containing protein, which produces MAIKITDECINCGACEPECPNNAIYDAGQPWKFSEGTSLKGIIDFGGGETLDADEVQSAISDEVYYIVSDKCTECKGFHDEPQCAAVCPVDCCVDDEDVRETEEELLAKKSWLHQEG; this is translated from the coding sequence ATGGCTATTAAAATTACAGATGAGTGTATAAATTGCGGAGCATGTGAGCCTGAATGCCCGAATAATGCTATTTACGATGCCGGACAACCATGGAAATTTTCTGAAGGAACCAGTTTAAAAGGTATTATTGATTTTGGCGGAGGGGAAACGCTTGACGCTGATGAGGTACAAAGCGCAATTTCTGATGAAGTTTACTATATAGTTTCTGATAAATGTACAGAATGTAAAGGTTTTCATGATGAGCCACAGTGTGCGGCAGTTTGCCCGGTAGACTGCTGTGTGGATGATGAAGACGTTAGAGAAACTGAAGAAGAGCTATTGGCTAAAAAGTCCTGGTTACACCAAGAAGGTTAA
- a CDS encoding acyl-CoA reductase, which produces MSNFNKEKKAEALVTLGAYMLQPDEQLQQLILQAKNKNGWFTEREVSNAVKAVASSLNTEDLAYWLNNYEFNTSAKKIGLVLAGNIPMVGFHDIICVLLAGHHTLIKLSSQDDMLIPYILNKLIEIEPEFKSQISFVHRLENFDAIIATGSNNTSRYFEYYFSKVPHIIRKNRNSIAVLSGNESETELKALGKDILDFYGLGCRNVSKVLVPKDYNFIPFFEAIEEYNTIINHHKYQNNYDYNKSIYLVNKVEHLDNGFLLLTRNEQLSSPLSVLYFEEYDDLKTAEVYIKEKSEQIQVVITHLNLDIPNAKASFGESQQPKLWDYADGIDTMKFLAALN; this is translated from the coding sequence ATGTCTAATTTTAATAAAGAGAAAAAAGCTGAGGCTTTGGTGACATTAGGAGCTTACATGCTTCAACCAGATGAGCAATTACAACAGCTTATTTTACAAGCCAAAAATAAAAATGGCTGGTTTACAGAGCGTGAAGTTAGCAATGCTGTTAAAGCTGTAGCGAGTTCTTTAAACACCGAAGACCTTGCTTATTGGCTCAATAATTATGAATTTAATACGAGTGCTAAAAAAATAGGGTTGGTTTTAGCAGGAAATATCCCTATGGTTGGTTTTCATGACATTATTTGCGTGTTATTGGCCGGGCATCATACACTCATCAAATTATCTTCTCAGGATGATATGCTGATTCCTTACATCCTAAACAAATTGATAGAAATTGAACCTGAATTTAAGTCTCAAATCAGTTTTGTACACAGGTTAGAGAATTTTGATGCGATCATTGCTACCGGAAGTAATAATACTTCCAGATATTTCGAATATTATTTCTCTAAAGTACCGCATATCATCAGAAAAAATAGAAATAGCATTGCTGTCTTATCTGGTAATGAATCTGAAACAGAACTTAAAGCTTTGGGAAAAGACATTTTGGATTTTTATGGTTTAGGATGCCGTAACGTTTCTAAAGTTTTAGTACCTAAAGACTATAATTTTATCCCGTTTTTTGAAGCGATAGAAGAATACAACACCATTATCAATCATCACAAATACCAAAACAATTACGACTATAATAAATCTATCTATCTGGTAAACAAGGTGGAGCATTTAGATAATGGATTTTTATTGTTAACCAGAAATGAGCAATTAAGCTCTCCCCTTTCTGTTTTATATTTTGAAGAATATGATGATTTAAAAACCGCAGAAGTTTATATTAAGGAAAAAAGCGAGCAGATACAGGTAGTTATAACTCATTTAAATTTAGATATTCCGAATGCTAAAGCTAGCTTTGGAGAAAGCCAGCAGCCAAAGCTTTGGGATTATGCCGATGGTATTGATACCATGAAGTTTCTAGCCGCCTTAAATTGA
- a CDS encoding hybrid sensor histidine kinase/response regulator produces the protein MRFLTLIFFFLNIAVLQAQVILQPNKLPEKAYITTYASILNVGDQQYTINQIINQEGKLPFQRIKNNEASLGFTKDTYWVKFAVKNNTEHELMYYLETAEPVTDNVNLYLFKSTDTRKYTLQKSGDNIDFSEKSIKNRATLFKIELMPHEEKTAYLEVINDGEKNNLPLILISQESLLQKVYHEQIIFGVFYGILLLVSIFYLFFYFALQDRSFLYYSVYVIFVALCHFSLDGYYHQYLSSTNSWFSLHAVIIFAILGSFFFGKYTEDFLNIKKYNPLLHQFFKIIYIALAVVLVGVLLVPSFLEFSYPIVNVLTLIGMLLILASVISLNVKKQPIDVFFTSGIAILFLSFTVAILLNFGVLSLGIDNVTKLGIGLEVIALSLSMSNRVRLLKTDREKLQAIALQRSQEMNEVKSYFLSNMSHELRTPLNAILGIANSLEAEIKDEKVKEKMETIKYVSDSLISSVNDILDFSKIEKGELQLQKTKFEPLKILEKLKFNAAIQAKDKGLAFEFIKPKAADLAVIGDEARLSQIINNILNNAIKFTIKGGVKFIVEYAVINEKLNLAITISDTGIGISQEKINTVFDMFTQVNIDNKRKFGGFGIGLCIVKALVDLHEGEVSLESTLNEGTTCKVLLSYPLAPQEAKAINLFPSDSRDLLGKTVLVVEDNQLNQMVVKMILKKWANTTALFAADGAESLEILKNNEVDIILMDLQMPVMDGYEATEAIRNSRAGVHYKDIPIIVLTADVMESTKQRVFELGVNDFMTKPVDQHVLYEKITTQLSKVG, from the coding sequence TTGCGATTTTTAACTCTCATTTTCTTTTTCTTGAATATTGCTGTGCTTCAAGCTCAGGTAATTTTACAGCCAAATAAATTACCAGAAAAAGCTTATATCACTACCTATGCTAGTATTTTAAATGTTGGTGATCAGCAATATACCATCAATCAAATCATAAACCAAGAAGGTAAGCTCCCGTTTCAACGCATAAAAAATAATGAAGCTAGTTTAGGTTTCACCAAAGACACTTATTGGGTGAAGTTTGCTGTAAAAAATAATACAGAACATGAATTGATGTATTATTTAGAAACAGCCGAACCTGTTACAGATAATGTGAATCTATACTTGTTTAAAAGTACAGACACTCGAAAATATACTTTACAAAAAAGTGGAGATAATATAGATTTCTCAGAGAAAAGTATTAAAAACAGGGCAACTTTATTCAAGATAGAATTAATGCCTCATGAAGAGAAAACGGCTTATTTAGAAGTTATTAACGATGGCGAAAAGAATAATCTGCCACTCATTCTCATCAGTCAGGAAAGTTTGTTACAAAAGGTTTACCATGAGCAAATCATTTTTGGTGTTTTTTATGGGATACTTTTACTAGTTTCTATTTTTTATCTCTTTTTTTACTTTGCACTTCAAGACAGATCTTTCTTATATTATTCTGTATATGTGATATTTGTTGCGCTTTGTCACTTTTCTTTAGATGGCTATTATCATCAATACTTAAGCTCAACAAATTCGTGGTTTTCGCTTCATGCAGTTATTATTTTCGCCATTTTAGGTTCCTTCTTTTTTGGAAAATACACCGAAGACTTTCTTAACATTAAGAAGTATAATCCGCTATTACATCAGTTCTTTAAAATTATTTATATAGCCTTGGCAGTAGTTTTAGTTGGGGTTTTATTAGTTCCTTCTTTTTTAGAGTTTTCGTACCCCATAGTTAACGTTTTAACCCTAATAGGAATGTTATTGATTTTGGCTTCTGTAATAAGCTTAAACGTTAAAAAGCAACCTATTGATGTGTTTTTTACTTCAGGCATAGCCATATTGTTCTTGAGTTTTACAGTTGCTATTTTATTGAATTTTGGAGTTTTATCTCTAGGGATTGATAATGTTACTAAGCTAGGAATTGGTTTAGAGGTGATAGCGCTTTCTTTATCGATGTCTAACCGTGTCAGGTTGTTAAAAACAGATAGAGAGAAATTACAAGCTATTGCATTACAACGTTCGCAAGAAATGAATGAGGTAAAATCTTATTTCTTGTCTAACATGAGCCACGAATTGAGAACGCCTCTAAATGCTATTTTGGGTATCGCAAATTCATTGGAAGCAGAAATAAAGGATGAAAAAGTAAAGGAAAAGATGGAAACTATCAAATATGTTTCTGATAGTTTGATATCATCTGTTAACGATATATTAGATTTTTCTAAAATAGAAAAAGGCGAATTACAATTACAGAAGACTAAGTTTGAGCCTCTTAAAATCTTAGAAAAATTAAAGTTTAATGCTGCTATACAGGCAAAAGATAAAGGCCTAGCATTTGAGTTTATAAAGCCAAAAGCTGCTGACTTAGCTGTGATAGGAGACGAAGCTCGTTTAAGCCAAATCATCAATAATATTCTTAACAATGCTATAAAATTCACGATTAAGGGGGGTGTAAAATTCATCGTGGAGTATGCAGTTATAAACGAGAAGTTGAATCTTGCTATCACCATAAGTGATACCGGAATTGGGATAAGTCAGGAGAAAATAAATACAGTTTTTGATATGTTTACTCAGGTAAATATTGATAACAAGCGAAAATTTGGCGGCTTTGGTATTGGCTTATGTATTGTAAAAGCTTTGGTTGATTTGCATGAGGGTGAAGTAAGCTTAGAAAGTACGTTAAATGAAGGTACAACTTGTAAAGTATTGTTAAGTTACCCGTTGGCGCCACAAGAAGCTAAAGCAATAAATTTATTTCCATCAGATAGCCGAGATTTATTAGGTAAAACAGTTTTAGTGGTAGAGGATAATCAGTTAAACCAAATGGTTGTGAAAATGATTTTGAAGAAGTGGGCTAATACCACGGCTTTATTTGCTGCTGATGGTGCAGAGAGTTTAGAAATCCTTAAAAATAATGAAGTAGATATCATATTAATGGATTTACAAATGCCAGTGATGGATGGTTACGAAGCTACTGAAGCTATAAGAAACAGTAGGGCTGGTGTTCATTATAAAGACATTCCTATTATTGTATTAACTGCCGATGTGATGGAGAGCACTAAACAACGAGTTTTTGAATTAGGTGTGAATGATTTTATGACCAAGCCAGTAGACCAACACGTTTTATATGAGAAAATTACTACGCAATTATCTAAAGTTGGATAG
- a CDS encoding C40 family peptidase, which translates to MDKQFAIAFLSVVPVRANASHSSEMVSQVLFGETMQVLEQEDHWLRVKTFFDDYEGWIDEKQVKFLDNHLFDKLNQHTQFLTLDVNTLALKGAHKEPVYLCAGSLLPFFEDGKCSLDEEQYQIISSNVMMPSADDFAGDVEEISKRFLNVPYLWGGRTHFGIDCSGFTQMVFKILGKKIKRDASQQAEQGTLVNFLTEAKAGDLAFLITMKEESPMWVSC; encoded by the coding sequence ATGGACAAACAGTTTGCTATTGCTTTTTTATCCGTTGTGCCAGTAAGGGCAAACGCTTCTCATTCCTCAGAAATGGTTTCACAAGTTTTATTTGGCGAGACCATGCAAGTGCTTGAGCAGGAAGACCATTGGCTAAGAGTAAAAACTTTTTTTGATGATTACGAAGGTTGGATAGATGAAAAGCAGGTGAAGTTTTTGGATAATCATTTGTTTGATAAACTCAACCAGCATACGCAGTTTTTAACTTTAGATGTAAACACACTAGCTTTAAAAGGAGCGCATAAAGAACCAGTTTACTTATGCGCAGGTAGTTTATTGCCTTTTTTTGAAGATGGGAAATGTAGTTTAGATGAAGAGCAATATCAAATTATTAGTAGTAATGTGATGATGCCAAGTGCTGATGATTTTGCTGGTGATGTAGAAGAAATATCGAAAAGATTTTTAAATGTTCCTTATTTATGGGGCGGAAGGACGCATTTTGGTATAGATTGTTCTGGTTTTACCCAAATGGTTTTTAAAATATTGGGTAAAAAAATTAAAAGAGATGCTTCTCAGCAAGCAGAACAAGGTACTTTGGTTAATTTTCTTACTGAAGCTAAAGCTGGTGATTTAGCCTTTTTGATAACGATGAAGGAAGAATCACCCATGTGGGTATCATGCTGA
- a CDS encoding nucleotide exchange factor GrpE produces the protein MTDNTQESQAEKEVREEIEQVNEARQNQVEENIESEEISEVDKLKDEVASLNDKYIRLYAEFDNYKRRTTKERIDLLQTAGKDVIVSLLSVLDDFERAAKAMETAQEIEPVKEGVNLVHHKLKSLLVQKGLKEMEAKGQPFDAEIHEAITNIPAPSDDLKGKVIDEVEKGYYLNDKVIRFAKVVVGA, from the coding sequence ATGACAGACAATACACAAGAATCTCAGGCAGAGAAAGAAGTAAGAGAAGAAATTGAGCAAGTAAACGAGGCCAGACAAAACCAAGTTGAAGAAAATATTGAAAGCGAAGAAATCTCTGAAGTAGATAAGTTAAAAGATGAAGTAGCTTCTTTAAACGATAAATATATTAGACTTTATGCAGAGTTTGATAATTACAAACGCAGAACCACTAAAGAGCGTATAGACTTATTGCAAACTGCTGGTAAAGATGTAATTGTCTCTCTATTATCTGTTCTTGATGATTTTGAAAGAGCAGCTAAAGCTATGGAAACTGCGCAAGAAATAGAACCTGTTAAAGAAGGTGTTAATTTAGTGCATCACAAACTAAAATCTTTATTGGTGCAAAAAGGCTTAAAAGAAATGGAAGCTAAAGGTCAACCCTTTGATGCAGAAATACATGAAGCTATCACCAATATCCCTGCCCCTTCTGATGATTTAAAAGGAAAAGTGATTGATGAGGTAGAAAAAGGATATTATTTAAATGACAAAGTAATACGCTTCGCTAAAGTAGTAGTTGGAGCATAA